The following are encoded together in the Vibrio splendidus genome:
- the fldB gene encoding flavodoxin FldB yields the protein MKIGLFYGSTTCYTEMAAEKIRGIIGEDLVDIHNVKETPLSFMADYDLLLLGISTWDFGEIQEDWNELWEDIATTPMKGKVVALFGLGDQEGYGEWFLDAMGLLHDELKTAGAEFVGFWPNDDSYEFEASKALTEDKSQFVGLALDEDSQYELSDERIATWVEQVLVEYSEKL from the coding sequence ATGAAAATTGGATTATTTTACGGCTCAACCACCTGCTATACCGAAATGGCAGCAGAGAAAATTCGCGGCATTATTGGTGAAGACCTAGTTGATATCCATAACGTGAAAGAAACCCCTCTTTCTTTTATGGCGGACTACGACCTTTTACTGCTTGGTATCTCAACGTGGGATTTCGGTGAAATTCAAGAAGACTGGAATGAGTTGTGGGAAGACATCGCAACAACGCCAATGAAAGGTAAGGTGGTTGCTCTGTTTGGTCTAGGTGACCAAGAGGGCTACGGTGAATGGTTCCTAGATGCGATGGGTCTATTGCATGATGAATTGAAAACCGCAGGCGCTGAGTTTGTCGGCTTCTGGCCAAACGATGACAGCTACGAATTCGAAGCATCTAAAGCATTAACAGAAGACAAGTCTCAGTTTGTTGGTTTGGCTCTCGATGAAGATTCACAGTACGAACTCAGCGACGAACGTATCGCAACTTGGGTTGAACAAGTCCTCGTCGAGTACAGCGAAAAGCTATAA
- the xerD gene encoding site-specific tyrosine recombinase XerD, translated as MQSPQGQSADHGLVEQFLDAMWMERGLSENTLVSYRTDLSKLLTWMEKNNYRLDFISLSGLQDYQGWLADADFKQTSRARMLSAIRRLFQYLHREKVRGDDPSALLISPKLPQRLPKDLSEEQVNALLEAPDPNDPIELRDKAMLELLYATGLRVTELVSLTMENISLRQGVVRVIGKGGKERLVPMGENAVDWIETFIEQGRPQLLGENSSDVVFPSKRAKQMTRQTFWYRIKHYSVVAGIDTELLSPHVLRHAFATHLLNYGADLRVVQMLLGHSDLSTTQIYTHVATERLKQIHAQHHPRA; from the coding sequence ATGCAGTCGCCTCAAGGGCAGAGCGCAGACCACGGTCTCGTTGAGCAGTTTTTAGATGCTATGTGGATGGAGAGGGGGTTATCGGAGAATACGCTTGTCTCATATCGTACCGACTTGTCCAAGCTTCTAACGTGGATGGAAAAGAACAATTACCGCCTCGACTTTATTAGCCTTTCAGGGCTACAGGATTATCAAGGCTGGTTAGCCGACGCCGATTTTAAGCAGACTTCCCGTGCTCGCATGTTGTCGGCGATTCGTCGCTTGTTCCAATACTTGCACCGCGAGAAAGTGAGAGGCGATGATCCGAGTGCATTGTTGATCAGCCCTAAGCTGCCACAGCGCTTGCCAAAAGATTTGAGTGAAGAGCAAGTTAATGCACTGCTAGAGGCTCCTGATCCCAATGACCCTATTGAGCTTCGCGATAAAGCGATGCTTGAGTTATTATATGCAACTGGTCTTCGTGTGACCGAGTTAGTCAGTTTGACGATGGAAAATATCAGCCTAAGACAAGGCGTGGTGCGTGTTATTGGTAAAGGCGGTAAAGAGCGCTTGGTGCCAATGGGCGAAAATGCCGTGGACTGGATTGAGACTTTTATTGAACAAGGTCGGCCACAACTGCTCGGCGAAAACAGTTCTGATGTGGTTTTTCCGAGTAAACGCGCCAAGCAAATGACCCGTCAGACGTTCTGGTATCGTATTAAGCATTACTCGGTTGTTGCTGGTATAGACACAGAGCTATTGTCACCACACGTGTTAAGACACGCTTTTGCGACTCATTTACTGAACTATGGCGCAGATCTCAGGGTCGTACAGATGTTGCTTGGGCATAGTGACTTATCGACAACCCAAATTTATACTCACGTGGCGACCGAAAGGCTGAAGCAAATTCACGCGCAGCATCACCCACGTGCTTAA
- a CDS encoding thioredoxin fold domain-containing protein, which yields MSVLRRLPLLVLPLMITACNASEAKVEQTSTAVEVAPAQVIDTAALTKRFEKIGIKVEKIVPSDIDGLLEIQTNSGIIFSSPEGDHFLAGTLYSLDDNGKFSDVLAERQAPLNAEKVAAMSDTVIEYKADNEKYVVTVFTDITCGYCVRLHSQMQGYNDLGITVRYMAYPRQGATGQVADQMAAIWASDDPKTAMHDAKVNRQMPASGKDLAEQKQIIAKQYQLGRELGINGTPAIVLASGELVSGYLPPAQLLQRLEQ from the coding sequence ATGAGCGTATTACGCCGTCTTCCTCTATTAGTGCTTCCTCTCATGATTACTGCATGTAATGCATCAGAAGCGAAAGTAGAACAAACATCAACAGCCGTAGAAGTTGCTCCAGCTCAAGTTATTGATACAGCAGCGTTAACTAAGCGTTTTGAAAAAATCGGTATCAAGGTAGAGAAGATTGTTCCTTCAGACATTGATGGCCTATTAGAGATTCAAACTAACAGTGGCATTATCTTTTCTTCTCCAGAGGGCGATCACTTTCTAGCCGGCACTCTTTACTCTCTGGATGATAACGGCAAATTCAGTGACGTTTTGGCTGAGCGTCAAGCTCCACTTAATGCTGAAAAGGTCGCGGCGATGTCGGATACGGTTATCGAATATAAAGCCGATAACGAAAAGTATGTTGTGACGGTATTTACTGACATTACCTGTGGCTACTGTGTTCGTCTGCACAGCCAAATGCAAGGCTATAACGATCTAGGTATTACCGTTCGTTACATGGCTTACCCACGCCAAGGTGCGACAGGACAAGTTGCCGATCAAATGGCGGCAATCTGGGCTTCAGATGATCCAAAAACAGCCATGCACGATGCTAAAGTAAACCGTCAAATGCCAGCGTCTGGTAAAGACCTAGCAGAGCAGAAACAGATCATCGCCAAACAATACCAATTGGGTCGTGAGCTTGGCATCAATGGCACACCTGCTATCGTACTAGCAAGCGGTGAGTTGGTGAGTGGTTACTTACCGCCAGCACAACTTCTTCAACGTTTAGAGCAATAA
- the recJ gene encoding single-stranded-DNA-specific exonuclease RecJ has translation MIEIQRRPEVDTSVLPAHLPDLLKRIYVSRGIDSADQLETAAKGLHSYQKLGGIDAAVELLFKAIQQQKRIIIVGDFDADGATSSALSVLALRMLGSSNVDYLVPNRFEDGYGLSPEVVEQAIELGAEVIMTVDNGVSSIDGVRFAKEKGLDVLVTDHHLPGNELPIADAMVNPNLESCAFPSKALAGVGVAFYLMMALCVHMRKLGWFAQHGMTEPKLMELIDLVALGTVADVVPLDENNRILVHQGLQRIRAGKARPGIQALIEIAKRDAKRLVASDFGFALGPRINAAGRLDDMSFGVELLMSNNIHAARRMASELDGLNQTRKEIEEGMKQEAMAFCERLEFGKDDLPSGLALFQRDWHQGVIGILASRIKDKYHRPVIAFADGGEGSIKGSCRSIPGLHMRDALDRIDTQNPGLILKFGGHAMAAGLTIMEKDFERFSKMFDDVVRKELGETALKGIILSDGELLPEEFSMHTAETLRSGGPWGQAFPEPIFDGEFKVLHQKLVGEKHLKLMLEPLYKGHPTNVMIDGIAFNVDLRRWPDASVKTVHLAFKLDINEFRGNQSLQLMVDHIEAK, from the coding sequence ATGATAGAGATCCAACGCCGTCCTGAGGTCGACACTTCAGTCTTACCTGCTCACTTACCTGACTTGTTAAAGCGCATTTATGTGAGTCGCGGAATCGACAGTGCTGACCAACTAGAGACAGCAGCGAAAGGCTTGCACTCTTATCAAAAACTGGGTGGCATTGATGCTGCGGTTGAATTGTTGTTCAAAGCCATTCAGCAGCAAAAACGCATCATCATTGTTGGTGACTTTGATGCCGATGGCGCAACCAGTTCGGCGTTGTCTGTACTTGCTCTGCGTATGTTGGGCAGCTCTAACGTTGATTATCTAGTACCAAACCGTTTTGAAGATGGTTATGGCTTGAGCCCTGAGGTTGTCGAACAGGCGATCGAACTTGGTGCTGAAGTGATCATGACCGTGGACAACGGTGTCTCTTCGATTGACGGTGTCCGTTTCGCTAAAGAGAAAGGGCTAGACGTTCTGGTTACTGATCATCACTTACCGGGCAATGAACTGCCAATCGCCGATGCGATGGTCAATCCGAACCTAGAAAGCTGTGCATTTCCTTCAAAAGCGCTAGCGGGTGTTGGCGTCGCCTTTTATCTGATGATGGCGTTGTGTGTTCACATGCGTAAGTTGGGCTGGTTTGCTCAACACGGTATGACAGAGCCCAAGTTGATGGAACTGATTGACCTAGTGGCACTGGGTACTGTTGCGGATGTGGTTCCACTTGATGAAAATAACCGAATCTTGGTGCACCAAGGGCTACAACGCATTCGTGCGGGCAAAGCTCGTCCGGGTATTCAAGCCTTGATTGAAATTGCTAAGCGAGATGCTAAGCGATTAGTTGCCTCCGATTTTGGTTTTGCGCTTGGTCCACGTATCAATGCGGCTGGCCGATTGGATGACATGTCTTTTGGTGTTGAGCTGCTAATGAGTAACAACATTCATGCCGCGCGTCGAATGGCCAGCGAGTTAGATGGCTTGAACCAAACACGTAAAGAGATCGAAGAGGGCATGAAACAAGAAGCGATGGCTTTTTGTGAGCGCCTTGAATTTGGTAAAGACGATTTGCCTTCTGGTTTGGCGCTGTTTCAACGTGATTGGCACCAAGGCGTCATCGGTATTCTCGCTTCGCGTATCAAAGACAAATATCACCGCCCAGTGATCGCATTTGCTGATGGTGGTGAAGGCAGCATCAAGGGTTCATGTCGTTCGATTCCAGGTTTGCACATGCGCGATGCGCTAGACAGAATCGATACTCAAAACCCTGGCTTGATCTTGAAGTTTGGTGGTCACGCAATGGCGGCTGGCTTAACCATTATGGAAAAAGACTTCGAGCGATTCAGCAAGATGTTTGATGACGTTGTGCGTAAAGAACTCGGTGAGACGGCACTTAAGGGCATTATCTTGTCTGATGGTGAACTGTTACCTGAAGAGTTCTCAATGCATACCGCTGAGACGTTGCGTTCAGGTGGTCCGTGGGGCCAAGCTTTCCCAGAACCCATCTTTGATGGTGAGTTTAAAGTGCTGCATCAAAAACTGGTAGGTGAAAAACACCTTAAATTGATGCTAGAACCTCTATACAAAGGCCACCCAACCAATGTGATGATTGATGGTATTGCTTTCAATGTTGATTTACGTCGTTGGCCTGATGCGTCAGTGAAAACGGTTCATCTTGCATTTAAGCTGGATATCAACGAGTTTCGTGGCAACCAATCGTTGCAGTTGATGGTTGACCATATTGAAGCCAAATAG
- the prfB gene encoding peptide chain release factor 2 (programmed frameshift), translating to MFEINPIKNRLQDVSERTNILRGYLDYDARKERLEEVNAELEQPDVWNEPERAQALGKERSALEAVVETIDQLDQGVEDVEGLLELAVEEEDQETFDEIEPELAELEAKLEKLEFRRMFAGDHDASDCYIDLQSGSGGTEAQDWTSMMLRMYLRWADSKGFKTEVIEVSDGDVAGLKGATVRISGEYAYGWLRTETGVHRLVRKSPFDSSGRRHTSFASAFIYPEIDDNITIDINPSDLRIDVYRASGAGGQHVNTTESAVRITHVPTNTVVQCQNDRSQHKNKDQAMKQLRAKLFELEIQKQNAEKQASEETKSDIGWGSQIRSYVLDDSRIKDLRTGIENRNTQAVLDGDLDKFIEASLKSGL from the exons ATGTTTGAAATCAATCCTATTAAAAACCGTCTGCAGGATGTGTCTGAACGCACAAATATCCTGAGGGGGTATCTT GACTATGACGCTAGAAAAGAGCGTCTAGAAGAAGTAAACGCAGAATTAGAACAACCGGATGTATGGAACGAACCTGAGCGTGCTCAAGCGCTAGGTAAAGAACGTTCTGCATTGGAAGCAGTAGTAGAAACGATCGACCAACTTGACCAAGGTGTTGAGGATGTTGAGGGTCTATTAGAGCTTGCGGTTGAAGAAGAAGACCAAGAAACGTTTGACGAAATCGAACCTGAATTAGCAGAGCTAGAAGCTAAGCTAGAAAAACTGGAATTCCGTCGTATGTTTGCTGGCGATCACGACGCATCAGATTGCTACATCGATTTACAGTCAGGCTCGGGCGGTACAGAAGCTCAAGATTGGACTTCAATGATGTTGCGTATGTACTTACGTTGGGCAGATTCGAAAGGCTTCAAGACCGAAGTGATCGAAGTGTCTGATGGTGATGTTGCTGGCCTTAAAGGCGCAACGGTACGTATTTCTGGTGAATACGCTTATGGTTGGTTACGTACAGAGACAGGTGTTCACCGTCTAGTTCGTAAGTCACCATTTGATTCAAGTGGCCGTCGTCATACTTCATTTGCATCTGCGTTTATCTACCCAGAGATTGATGACAACATTACGATCGATATTAATCCTTCTGACTTACGTATTGACGTATACCGTGCCTCTGGTGCTGGTGGTCAACACGTAAACACCACGGAATCGGCGGTACGTATTACTCACGTTCCAACCAACACCGTGGTTCAATGTCAGAATGACCGTTCGCAGCATAAGAACAAAGACCAAGCGATGAAGCAGCTACGTGCTAAGCTTTTTGAACTTGAGATTCAAAAACAAAATGCTGAAAAACAAGCGAGCGAAGAAACGAAATCAGACATCGGTTGGGGCAGTCAAATCCGCTCTTACGTACTGGATGATTCTCGTATCAAAGATTTGCGCACCGGCATCGAAAATCGCAATACTCAAGCGGTTCTTGACGGTGACTTAGACAAGTTTATTGAAGCTAGCCTGAAATCAGGTCTGTAA
- the lysS gene encoding lysine--tRNA ligase yields the protein MTDAVQNENAQEASSPEENKLIAERRSKLDHIRLNCKANGHPNDFRREHLAGDLQAEFGEKTKEELEELNHIVAIAGRVMAKRGPFLAIQETSGRIQAYAAKDVQKVLKEKYQGLDIGDIIGVKGALHKSGKGDLYVNMEEFELLTKALRPLPEKFHGLTDQEMRYRQRYVDLIVNEDSRNTFIVRSKLVSSIRNFMSSKGYLEVETPMMHVIPGGATARPFITHHNALDIDMYLRVAPELYLKRLVVGGFDRVFEINRNFRNEGLSPRHNPEFTMMEFYQAYSDYKDLMDLTEEMLSTAAMDVLGSTSMPYGDETVEFGGTYARMSMFDAIKHYTPENANIQALTEDDLQNRELMVKIAEEVGLYVEKFWTCGQLLEEIFGETAEPQLIQPTFITGYPADISPLARRSDSNPFFTDRFEFFIGGREVANGFSELNDAQDQDERFKAQVNAKDAGDDEAMYYDADYITALEHGLPPTAGQGIGIDRLAMLFTNTHTIRDVILFPAMRPQA from the coding sequence ATGACTGATGCTGTTCAAAACGAAAACGCACAAGAAGCTTCTTCACCTGAAGAGAACAAACTAATCGCTGAACGCCGTAGCAAGCTGGATCACATCCGCTTGAACTGCAAAGCGAACGGTCACCCAAATGATTTCCGTCGCGAGCACCTAGCTGGCGATCTTCAAGCGGAATTCGGTGAGAAGACTAAGGAAGAGCTAGAAGAGCTTAACCACATCGTTGCGATCGCTGGTCGTGTTATGGCGAAGCGTGGTCCATTCCTTGCGATTCAAGAAACTTCTGGTCGTATCCAAGCATACGCAGCGAAAGACGTACAAAAAGTACTGAAAGAGAAGTACCAAGGCCTAGATATCGGTGACATCATCGGTGTTAAAGGTGCGCTTCACAAATCTGGTAAAGGCGACCTTTACGTGAACATGGAAGAGTTTGAACTGCTAACTAAAGCACTTCGTCCTCTACCAGAGAAGTTCCACGGTCTAACTGACCAAGAGATGCGTTACCGTCAGCGTTACGTTGACCTAATCGTGAACGAAGACTCTCGTAACACATTCATCGTGCGTTCTAAGCTTGTGTCTTCAATCCGTAACTTCATGAGCTCAAAAGGCTACCTAGAAGTTGAAACGCCAATGATGCACGTGATCCCAGGCGGTGCTACAGCACGTCCATTCATCACTCATCACAACGCATTAGACATCGACATGTACCTACGTGTTGCACCTGAGCTTTACCTTAAGCGTCTAGTGGTTGGTGGTTTTGACCGTGTATTCGAGATCAACCGTAACTTCCGTAACGAAGGTCTTTCTCCACGTCACAACCCAGAATTCACAATGATGGAATTCTACCAAGCGTACTCTGACTACAAAGATCTAATGGATCTAACGGAAGAGATGCTTAGCACAGCAGCGATGGACGTTCTTGGTTCTACTTCTATGCCTTACGGTGACGAAACGGTTGAGTTCGGTGGCACTTACGCTCGCATGAGCATGTTCGATGCAATCAAACACTACACGCCTGAAAATGCAAACATTCAAGCTCTGACTGAAGATGATCTTCAGAACAGAGAATTGATGGTTAAAATTGCAGAAGAAGTGGGTCTGTACGTTGAGAAATTCTGGACTTGTGGTCAGCTTCTTGAAGAGATCTTTGGTGAAACGGCTGAGCCTCAGCTAATTCAACCAACATTCATCACGGGTTACCCAGCGGACATCTCTCCATTGGCTCGTCGTAGCGACAGCAACCCATTCTTCACAGATCGCTTTGAGTTCTTCATCGGTGGCCGTGAAGTAGCGAATGGTTTCTCTGAGCTTAACGATGCACAAGACCAAGATGAGCGTTTTAAAGCGCAAGTTAACGCAAAAGACGCGGGTGATGACGAAGCGATGTACTACGATGCAGACTACATTACTGCACTAGAGCACGGCTTACCGCCAACAGCGGGTCAAGGTATTGGTATTGATCGTCTAGCGATGCTATTTACAAATACGCACACAATCCGTGACGTGATCTTGTTCCCGGCAATGCGTCCACAAGCGTAA
- the vpsR gene encoding cyclic-di-GMP-binding transcriptional regulator VpsR (Not actually a response regulator, but instead a cyclic-di-GMP-binding transcription factor.), whose amino-acid sequence MGTQFKMDSLPGSLIVVGGAYEPWLSVLEQVGWQCTQCADLRKADALIADIGPCIGIVDLSHDEFSLNGIANLVSNNKQVRWLAFIRESQLSSDTICQFIVNFCIDFFTAPIPDAQLLSTIGHQLGMLKLEQKVWPNYGINNNMGLLGDSVAVKRLRDQVKRIGPTDVSILIYGESGAGKETVARSIHQNSSRAQKPFLTVNCRALSEMRIEAEVFGISAQPAAAPCLLEEADGGTILLNDVLAMPRNQQLNLLRFLQEGKIETADGPKPVDVRILAANSSDIEKALIEGDFNEELYHYINVLRIHVPSLKERVSDISVLANHFLREYSKEFNAQAKSFSDDATRSMNRYHWPGNVRELMNQIKRVVLMSDAVIIDDQQLDLPKQNDERRSLKSIRERSERDALLIVLESYGGQVSLAAKELGVSRATMYRLLNKHSLISEGVV is encoded by the coding sequence ATGGGAACTCAATTTAAGATGGATTCCTTACCAGGTTCTCTTATCGTCGTTGGTGGTGCGTACGAACCCTGGTTATCAGTGTTAGAGCAAGTGGGTTGGCAATGTACCCAGTGTGCAGATTTACGAAAAGCCGATGCCTTGATTGCTGACATTGGCCCATGCATTGGCATTGTGGATCTTAGTCATGATGAGTTTAGCCTTAACGGTATCGCTAATCTCGTGAGCAACAACAAGCAAGTAAGATGGCTCGCCTTTATTCGTGAATCGCAATTGAGCTCTGATACCATTTGCCAATTTATCGTGAACTTCTGTATCGACTTTTTCACGGCGCCAATCCCAGATGCCCAGTTATTGAGTACCATTGGTCACCAATTGGGTATGCTCAAGCTTGAGCAGAAAGTATGGCCAAACTACGGCATCAACAACAATATGGGTTTGCTTGGCGACTCTGTGGCTGTGAAGCGTTTGAGAGACCAAGTAAAGCGCATTGGGCCGACAGATGTCAGTATCCTGATTTACGGAGAGAGTGGAGCAGGAAAAGAGACGGTTGCACGATCAATTCATCAAAACTCTTCGCGAGCGCAAAAGCCATTTTTAACGGTCAATTGTCGTGCCTTGTCTGAAATGAGAATAGAGGCCGAGGTATTTGGTATCTCTGCACAGCCCGCTGCAGCACCTTGTCTGTTGGAAGAAGCCGACGGCGGAACCATCTTACTCAATGATGTATTGGCGATGCCACGTAATCAGCAGTTGAACCTGCTGCGTTTTTTACAAGAAGGTAAAATTGAAACTGCGGATGGTCCTAAGCCTGTCGATGTGCGCATTCTGGCCGCGAACTCTTCTGATATCGAAAAGGCATTGATCGAGGGCGACTTCAATGAAGAGCTTTATCATTACATCAATGTTCTGCGTATTCACGTTCCGAGCTTGAAAGAGCGAGTGAGTGATATTTCAGTACTGGCTAATCATTTTCTACGCGAGTATTCAAAAGAGTTCAATGCTCAAGCTAAGAGCTTTTCAGACGATGCTACCCGCTCGATGAATCGTTATCACTGGCCGGGCAATGTGCGTGAGTTGATGAATCAAATTAAGCGTGTCGTGCTGATGTCGGATGCGGTGATCATTGACGATCAACAACTGGATTTACCAAAACAGAATGATGAGCGCCGCAGTCTCAAAAGTATCCGTGAGCGTTCAGAGAGAGATGCGTTGCTGATTGTTCTAGAATCTTATGGTGGTCAAGTATCGTTGGCCGCTAAGGAGCTTGGAGTTTCGCGTGCAACCATGTACCGATTGCTGAATAAACATAGCCTGATTTCTGAAGGTGTTGTTTAG
- a CDS encoding DUF6482 family protein, with translation MQKHQLDMWLHGEHKDSYQTPKVYVIGCSDISEYLLAVEYKHKLEPVKQDGEPLHFGSLDQVKEELLRLGFEKAYLRLHNAYDEFGNEPSQSYCDIELALKPH, from the coding sequence ATGCAAAAGCATCAATTAGACATGTGGTTACATGGAGAGCACAAAGACTCTTATCAAACACCGAAAGTATACGTTATTGGTTGTTCCGATATCTCGGAATATCTTTTAGCAGTGGAATATAAACACAAGCTAGAACCGGTAAAGCAAGACGGTGAGCCGCTTCACTTTGGATCCTTGGATCAAGTGAAAGAAGAGTTGCTTCGGCTCGGTTTTGAAAAGGCGTATCTTCGCTTACACAACGCCTATGACGAGTTTGGCAATGAGCCAAGCCAAAGCTACTGTGATATTGAACTGGCGCTCAAACCTCATTAG
- the mutH gene encoding DNA mismatch repair endonuclease MutH produces MKPEPQTQQELLDRAYAIAGMTFKELADEAEMVMPNDLKRDKGWVGQLLEWHLGAPAGSKPEQDFAKLGIELKSIPIGYSGKPLETTFVCVAPLMGVQGITWETSHVRNKLSKVLWIPVEGEREIPLAERHVGSPLLWTPSLAENELLKRDWEELMELIVLGNVEQITARHGEALHLRPKAANSRVLTEAYGASGKPIKTKPRGFYLRTQFTHKLLTTHYA; encoded by the coding sequence ATGAAACCAGAACCACAAACACAACAAGAGCTGCTAGACAGAGCGTATGCTATCGCCGGAATGACCTTTAAAGAGCTCGCCGATGAAGCCGAGATGGTGATGCCAAACGACCTCAAGCGCGATAAAGGCTGGGTTGGACAGCTATTGGAATGGCACTTGGGTGCGCCCGCTGGCAGTAAACCAGAACAAGATTTTGCCAAACTCGGTATCGAGCTTAAAAGCATCCCGATTGGCTACTCTGGAAAGCCACTCGAAACCACCTTTGTTTGTGTCGCTCCATTGATGGGCGTGCAAGGCATAACTTGGGAAACCAGTCACGTTCGAAACAAGCTGTCTAAAGTGTTGTGGATCCCTGTTGAGGGAGAAAGAGAGATCCCGCTGGCAGAAAGGCATGTTGGCTCCCCATTACTCTGGACACCAAGCCTAGCTGAAAACGAACTCCTGAAAAGAGACTGGGAAGAGCTGATGGAGTTGATCGTGTTAGGTAATGTTGAACAGATAACAGCAAGACACGGCGAAGCACTGCATTTGCGACCAAAAGCGGCCAACAGTCGCGTGTTAACAGAAGCTTACGGTGCAAGTGGAAAACCTATCAAGACTAAACCACGTGGTTTCTATCTACGGACTCAATTCACCCATAAATTGCTGACAACCCATTACGCATAG
- the rppH gene encoding RNA pyrophosphohydrolase translates to MIDGDGYRLNVGIVICNNHGQVFWAKRYGQHSWQFPQGGIDEGETPEQAMYRELYEEVGLTKKDVKIVATSRHWLRYKLPKRLVRWDSKPVCIGQKQKWFLLRLDCDESQINMQRGSTPEFDGWRWVSYWYPVRQVVSFKRDVYRRAMKEFASLAMPFKERKTKGKRKLRRG, encoded by the coding sequence GTGATAGATGGCGATGGTTACCGATTAAATGTTGGTATTGTAATCTGTAACAACCATGGTCAGGTCTTCTGGGCTAAACGATACGGGCAACATTCATGGCAATTCCCTCAAGGGGGAATAGATGAAGGTGAAACTCCGGAACAGGCAATGTACCGCGAGTTGTATGAAGAGGTTGGCCTTACTAAAAAGGATGTAAAGATCGTCGCGACAAGTCGTCATTGGTTACGCTATAAGCTGCCCAAACGACTGGTTCGGTGGGATTCTAAACCTGTCTGTATTGGACAAAAACAGAAGTGGTTCCTTTTACGCTTAGATTGCGATGAATCGCAGATCAATATGCAGCGTGGAAGTACACCTGAGTTTGATGGTTGGCGTTGGGTGAGTTACTGGTACCCAGTTCGACAAGTTGTTTCTTTCAAGCGAGATGTTTACCGTCGAGCTATGAAAGAATTCGCATCTTTAGCAATGCCGTTTAAAGAGCGAAAAACAAAAGGAAAACGCAAATTGCGTAGAGGTTAA